A genomic region of Miscanthus floridulus cultivar M001 chromosome 3, ASM1932011v1, whole genome shotgun sequence contains the following coding sequences:
- the LOC136544467 gene encoding uncharacterized protein — protein MTLVLLPQELETRSFGKSVFLRRERGLWDQLQRQKDLLASANELLSAWSAEVEDLRLCCVDAKVEAAMAQTQLAPLAAWVKELEEELTHAVNDRDAFRGQAIEATASAVAHVGQLGVEQRAHQLTKGALDEALAAAEASRTEAVIWRGTVEELGSEASRAAEASWVEAQRLKEEAEASRAEALRWKEKTEACQVETRRWEQKAKESEAEITRAAEASSAVQTVLEAEIREHKALKHAALSACEALEVEGVQSGSSLGSRLTALSNQVRE, from the exons ATGACCCtcgttctgcttccccaggagctcgagacccggtcgtttgggaagtcggtctttctccggcgggagaggggcctctgggaccagcttcagcggcagaaggaccTTCTTGCCAGCGCCAATGAGCTCCTGTCGGCGTggagcgcggaggtagaggacctccgcctttgttgtgtcgacgcgaaggtcgaggcggccatggcccagacgcaactcgcccctctggcggcgtgggttaaggagttggaggaggagctcacccacgCGGTCAACgaccgggatgccttcaggggccaagccattgaagctacggcctcggccgtGGCTCACGTGGGGCAGCTGGGGGTGGAGCAgagggcgcaccagctgacgaaaggtgccttggacgaggcccttgctgcagctgaggcctcgcgGACCGAGGCTGTaatttggagggggacggtcgagg AGCTTGGGAgtgaggcttccagggcggccgaggcttcttgggtcgaggcccagcgcttgaaggaggaggccgaggcttcccgggccgaggctctgcgctggaaggagaagacCGAGGcttgtcaggtcgagacccgacgctgggagcagaaggccaagg AGTCGGAGGCAGAGATCactcgggccgccgaggcttctagtgcggtgcagacggtgctcgaggccgagatcagGGAGCACAAGGCACTGAaacatgctgccctttccgcctgtgAGGCCttagaggtcgagggggttcagtcaggcagctccctagggagccgTTTGACCGCGCTGAGCAACCAGGTGCGCGAGtga